In the Pontibacillus sp. HMF3514 genome, GAACCTCGAAATGCCTTAAAAGTTCAAAATAAAGGAACAGATGTCCGTAAGGGTTAGAGCTCAAATAACTAGGGTCCGTTAACCTCCATAAACGCAAAGGGGTGAAGGAAACGGCAAACTCCAGTGGTAGCAAAGGGCTGACGAGATCCCGCAGAGAGCTTGCGAACGAGGAAGCTGAAAGTAAATAATGAAGATCGACTAAGACCGCCACATCGTGTGGCAACGTCGACCTACCCCACGTCGTGTGGGGCAGCAGGAGGCTTGCCGTTTCAATGAACCCCTTACTCTTTTCCAGCAACGGACCTCCACTGCACATTATCTCGATTCCAAGTCTTCAAGATAAGGGGGCTAAAATGGAATATGAAAAGCTGTCTAAGTTGTATGTATAAGAGTACAACATAAAAAAATGAGCACCAATTGAATTTCAATTAGATGCTCATTCCGTTATTTATTAATCTTCGTTCATTCCAATAAACATTAGTACAAAACGTATTAGCTCAAGTAAAGCAACAAGAGCTGACGCAACGTACGTCCATGCTGCTGCATTTAATACTTTCTTTGTTTCACGTTCTTCGTTATTTCGAATAACTCCCGTTGAGACTAACTGCGACATTGCACGATTGGATGCGTCAAACTCAACAGGTAAGGTAACGAATTGAAACAGAACCGCTGCAGCGAAAAATACAATCCCAATACCGAAAAGTCCTGTCATATTTAATAAGGCACCACCGATAATTAAAAAGATGGATAAGTTTGATCCTAAACTAGCAACAGGAACTAACGTATGACGAAGCCTTAAGAAAGCATAATCCTGTGAATCCTGAATCGCATGCCCTACTTCGTGAGCTGCAACAGCTTGCGCAGCTGTTGAAGGCTGATGATAGTTATCAGAAGACAAATTCACTACTTTTTTACGAGGGTCATAATGGTCCGAAAGCATGCCTCGTGTTTCATGAACTTGTACATCATATAATCCGTTATCATCTAATATTTTTCGAGCAACTTGTGCCCCAGTCATATTTGAAGAGTTCGGTACTTTTGAATACTTTTTATACGTTTTTTTCACTCGCATTTGCGCCCATATTGGGATAATGATGATAAATGCTAAATAGATGAGATACGATCCTAAACCCATGTTTCATTCCTCCATAGATGTGAAGTTAACTTGTTCTTCCTAAGAATATTTTAGTCAAAAAAGGTTAAACCGTCAACTACCTCGCTCTTTATGTTCTTTTTTATCGTCACTCTCACCTCTATATTTTCTCCAACCTACATAAGATAATGTACTAATTATGAGCCCACCTACAGAAAAGAGAAGCCATATAAATCCAGGTTCTTCAGTAAAGCTTTTCTCTTCCTTTTTTTCAGCAGGTATCGCTTTTAAATCGCTTGAGAGTGAATGAATAAATGTTAACTCATCTTGCTTATTTTCACCAGATAAAAAAGCAAGGAATGATTCTTGATGTTCTTTCATCATTCCATATTCTTCTTTACCTAACGACACTTTCAAAGCTGGCAATAAACGCTCGTACAATGAATAAAGATGTTGTATCGATGCATTTGTTATTTGTTCTGCTTCAAGTACACGTGCAATCTCATCTTCTAAATAGGACTTCCAAGTAACCCATAGAGCATCATGTTCATTCCAAATTGAATCATAAAGTAATACTACGGTTAAAGCCCTATGGTATTTCTCTTCTGCTGAGGTATTTGTATCTTGAAGAGCAGACTGAGTTTCGTTTATTAGTGTAATTAATTCATCATAGGATAGTTTCTCTTCAGGAACGATCGAATGCATTTCGTTCACTCTTTTCAATTCCTCCAATTTTGTGATTGCTGCATGATTATGTCCTTCTTTAACAAATTGTAAGAATTGATATGTAGTTGTTTTGATTTCATCATAATTCGTTTCACTAGCTTGAACATGATTCACCATTACCAGAGAGAATACCAATACAATACTTAAGACAACTTTGGCTCGTACAATAATATTTTCTTTCATAACGCTCCCCTCTCAATACCTTCTGATTACAATGTATGAAAAGGGAGACAAGTATATGACTTTATACTAGAGGTTATAGGTCTTATACAAAGATTTACGCACGGTAAAAACATAGGCAAGCGCAATGGACACAATACTTAGCCAAAATGTGAAGTAGCCAATTTCATTCATATATGTCATCAAACTCCCATATACAGGCATCATTTCAAAAACATAATCGATGATGTCATTATGTAGGGTCCAAATGCCAGCGAATACTAAATGTCGAATTTTAATCTTATAGTAAGGTGTGTATAAAAGACCTTGAATGGCCATTGCCCCATGTGAAGCAATCAGCATAAAACCAGTAGGGCTTAAGCTACCGTTTACCAATAGTAATAAAACGTTCATCACAACTGCCCAAATTCCGTATTTAAATAATGTCACAACAGCAAGGGCTTCTATATAAGGAACATTTCTCCCCATTATAAAGAAAGCAAGAAAAACACAAAAGAACAGACTAGCAGTTGGACTGTCAGGTACAAAAATTAAAAAATAATCAGGTGTCACGGCCAACTGACCTCGATACCACCAATAGCCATAAATCGTCCCTAAAACATTGACGATGAATAACCATATTAGAAAAAAACGATTTGTTAATACATAACGAATCATCACGATATCCCTCGTTTACATAATAATAAAGCTGAAGTTAGAAAAAAAGAAGTTGGCGACTTCCATGCCAACTTCTACAAATAAACTTAAAATGTATTATTCACTAGCTTTTTCACTTACAGACTTAATAAATTCAGCAAGTTGTTGTAATTCTTTGTCACTACCTTTAAACTGACCGGCAGGCATACTTCCAATACCGTTTTTAGCGATATCTTTGATTTCTTCAACTGACTTATCTGTCTGAGTTAAAGCTGGCCCAGCATTACCACCCTCTAAGTTACCACCGTGACAGCTTGCACAGTTTTGCTTGAAGATTTTGTAACCTGGCTTCTCTTTATCAATCTCAACCGTTTCAACAATTTTTCCAGACTCAGCACGTGCTTCCCAATCTACGTGGTCAGCAGCTTCCCAAGTTAGCCAAATCGTAGCCGCAACACCTAAAAGCATCATTCCATTTGCAATTGGACGCTGAAAAGGACGGCGACCTGGTCCGCGATCTAAGAAAGGCGCAAGTAGAAGTGCACCGAAAGCTAATCCTGGAATAATAAATGCACCTAATACAATATATGGTCCACTCGCAAACTCATATTTCAAGAACTGATAAAGGAACAAGAAATACCAGTCAGGAAGTGGGATATATCCAGCATCAGTTGGATCTGCCATTTTTTCAAGTGGTGATGGTGCTACTACCGTAAGCACTAGAAATCCAATAAGGAAAACTGCACCTACTAACCATTCTTTTAATAAGAAGTTCGGCCAGAACGCTTCAGTTCTACCCGGATACTCTGAATAATCTTTTGGTATATTCGGTTTCTTTTCGGCAGGGAT is a window encoding:
- a CDS encoding zinc metallopeptidase — translated: MGLGSYLIYLAFIIIIPIWAQMRVKKTYKKYSKVPNSSNMTGAQVARKILDDNGLYDVQVHETRGMLSDHYDPRKKVVNLSSDNYHQPSTAAQAVAAHEVGHAIQDSQDYAFLRLRHTLVPVASLGSNLSIFLIIGGALLNMTGLFGIGIVFFAAAVLFQFVTLPVEFDASNRAMSQLVSTGVIRNNEERETKKVLNAAAWTYVASALVALLELIRFVLMFIGMNED
- a CDS encoding sporulation protein YpjB, coding for MKENIIVRAKVVLSIVLVFSLVMVNHVQASETNYDEIKTTTYQFLQFVKEGHNHAAITKLEELKRVNEMHSIVPEEKLSYDELITLINETQSALQDTNTSAEEKYHRALTVVLLYDSIWNEHDALWVTWKSYLEDEIARVLEAEQITNASIQHLYSLYERLLPALKVSLGKEEYGMMKEHQESFLAFLSGENKQDELTFIHSLSSDLKAIPAEKKEEKSFTEEPGFIWLLFSVGGLIISTLSYVGWRKYRGESDDKKEHKERGS
- a CDS encoding DUF1405 domain-containing protein, coding for MIRYVLTNRFFLIWLFIVNVLGTIYGYWWYRGQLAVTPDYFLIFVPDSPTASLFFCVFLAFFIMGRNVPYIEALAVVTLFKYGIWAVVMNVLLLLVNGSLSPTGFMLIASHGAMAIQGLLYTPYYKIKIRHLVFAGIWTLHNDIIDYVFEMMPVYGSLMTYMNEIGYFTFWLSIVSIALAYVFTVRKSLYKTYNL
- a CDS encoding menaquinol-cytochrome c reductase cytochrome b/c subunit, which translates into the protein MHRGKGMKFVGDSRIPAEKKPNIPKDYSEYPGRTEAFWPNFLLKEWLVGAVFLIGFLVLTVVAPSPLEKMADPTDAGYIPLPDWYFLFLYQFLKYEFASGPYIVLGAFIIPGLAFGALLLAPFLDRGPGRRPFQRPIANGMMLLGVAATIWLTWEAADHVDWEARAESGKIVETVEIDKEKPGYKIFKQNCASCHGGNLEGGNAGPALTQTDKSVEEIKDIAKNGIGSMPAGQFKGSDKELQQLAEFIKSVSEKASE